In Haematobia irritans isolate KBUSLIRL chromosome 1, ASM5000362v1, whole genome shotgun sequence, a genomic segment contains:
- the LOC142225138 gene encoding very long chain fatty acid elongase AAEL008004, translating into MSTMTMNMNETNTVVDRLVNFLVEHEDLRTKSWFLSNAPGPLFTILGVYLYFCLYAGPRYMRDRKPFELKNTLLVYNAVQVALSWVLFYEGYKGGWGGHYNFKCQPITYGTDAVSMRMARAVWLYYIAKITELLDTVFFVLRKKDRQISFLHLYHHTLMPVCAFIGVKYFAGGHGTLLGFINSFIHIIMYAYYLLSAMGPKVQKYLWWKKYITILQIVQFLIIFVHTLQIQFQPSCPYPKPIAALLTFNAGLFTYMFSSFYVKNYNKEQKRAALKKEAEAAAMRKLD; encoded by the exons ATGTCCACAATGACAATGAACATGAATGAGACCAATACGGTCGTTGAtcgattggtgaacttcttggTCGAACATGAAGATTTACGCACAAAAAGTTGGTTCCTTTCAAATGCCCCCGGTCCTCTCTTCACAATTTTGGGTGTGTACCTGTATTTCTGTTTATATGCTGGTCCTCGATACATGCGCGATCGTAAACCTTTCGAGCTGAAAAATACCCTGCTGGTCTACAATGCAGTACAGGTGGCCCTAAGTTGGGTGCTATTCTATGAG GGCTACAAAGGCGGATGGGGTGGTCATTATAATTTCAAATGTCAACCCATTACATATGGCACGGATGCAGTTTCAATGAGA ATGGCCCGCGCCGTATGGTTATACTACATTGCCAAGATTACAGAATTGTTGGACACAGTGTTCTTTGTATTGCGTAAGAAGGATCGTCAAATTTCTTTCCTTCATTTATATCATCACACATTGATGCCCGTATGTGCTTTTATTGGTGTTAAGTATTTTGCCG GTGGTCATGGTACCTTGCTAGGTTTCATCAACTCCTTCATTCACATCATTATGTATGCATACTATTTGTTATCTGCCATGGGACCTAAAGTACAAAAATACTTGTGGTGGAAGAAGTACATCACAATCTTGCAAATC gTTCAATTCTTGATCATCTTTGTTCACACCTTACAAATTCAATTCCAACCAAGCTGCCCCTATCCCAAACCCATTGCCGCACTATTGACTTTCAATGCTGGTCTCTTCACCTACATGTTCAGTTCGTTCTATGTTAAAAACTACAACAAGGAGCAGAAAAGAGCTGCTCTTAAGAAGGAAGCTGAAGCTGCAGCCATGCGTAAGCTGGACTAA
- the LOC142236620 gene encoding uncharacterized protein LOC142236620 translates to MGTQETPGHEEKYGHIDEVNIYNIPGYNAIHCCRHDGYGGTSLYVRDNLTYTVELCESGNFIEAIRISVDGILVKGIPLKFTSFYRSPKCNLDVFLWYLENKLCVPCRTASIVVGDSNIDQLDPSSSSDMFSVLSSVAYESCHALVSRPRSRKSLDHVYSNIGNRICVHSIECAITDHNIIWCRIEAVVQNNNEKQVPMRHYNYRNITENIRNNIANYNLTGDPSLDMENITFTISDIISENTTFEQVQGFSKSMITPWENNQLLLLRKYKEKLLKRRRKRGKDRNTEFVLKRISRIIKIASKESINSYVSWNLEKLSQNPRESWNFLNKCLGRKKEQAIKLKTDSNGLIVDDKLKCNIFNEYFLNIPNILKQNIVYDYDDNFNKFGTLKQCLSRFSFNDISSNDIMDLIRNMNCAKSPGHDGISGKVLNVSRSFICEHLSYIFNRMINKSTYPEVLKLAKIVPIPKSANAEKVSDFRPIALLPLFDKIYEKLLHKQLSTYFELTGQLYPKQFGFKKGSGTQEAVVNIVNTICDGFDVSFGGVGAVFYDLSKAFDLVDHNILLSKLPYYGICGRELKLLESYIVKRKQYVEINGTRGDTGTVEHGVPQGSVLGPLLFTVYLNDISNLNLNGQLIMYADDIALLYPYNHEAILKGQMEHDAKIISEFCRINKLIINPNKTKLMRFRPRCPPVEETFNITIGGVRISECQSMKYLGIHLQNNLAWNMHMEELKKKVSPAIGMLHKFRNVFNVKTKLLLYNSLIQSHLNYLAIIYAHKNNFHLRALQRTQNKALKIVFNLPILYPTSELYSNIAKTILPVYGIYKFQLLTYMFKATNNIGLGSIQFLINQTAFNTRNNTNLKVKRCRLEVAKQGIEHSGCVAFNRIPDNLKNISRISTFKREIKSFLLRDMEMLLM, encoded by the coding sequence ATATACAACATTCCTGGATACAATGCTATACACTGCTGTCGCCATGATGGGTATGGGGGCACATCTTTGTATGTACGGGACAACCTAACGTACACAGTTGAACTTTGTGAGAGTGGAAATTTCATTGAAGCTATAAGAATTTCGGTAGATGGAATTTTAGTAAAAGGAATACCGCTGAAATTTACTTCGTTTTACCGTTCCCCTAAATGTAATTTGGATGTATTTCTTTGGTATCTGGAAAACAAGTTGTGTGTTCCATGTCGTACTGCCTCTATTGTTGTTGGAGACTCTAACATCGATCAACTGGATCCTAGTAGCTCGTCTGATATGTTCAGTGTTCTTTCAAGTGTGGCCTACGAATCGTGTCATGCATTAGTTTCTCGTCCACGTAGCAGGAAATCACTTGATCATGTATATAGCAATATTGGAAACAGAATATGTGTTCATTCAATTGAATGCGCCATAACAGATCACAACATCATATGGTGCAGAATAGAAGCTGTGGttcaaaataataatgaaaaacaagtaccAATGAGACACTATAATTATCGTAATATAACTGAAAATATTCGGAATAATATAGCCAATTATAATCTTACTGGAGATCCATCTCTTGATATGGAAAACATTACTTTTACTATTTCTGATATAATTTCAGAAAACACAACCTTTGAACAAGTTCAAGGATTTTCGAAATCGATGATAACTCCATGGGAAAATAATCAGCTGCTTTTACttagaaaatataaagaaaaattattgaagagaAGAAGAAAACGTGGAAAGGATAGAAATACCGAGTTTGTTTTGAAACGTATTAGTCGAATCATAAAAATTGCCAGTAAAGAAAGTATCAACTCTTACGTAAGCTGGAATCTTGAGAAGCTAAGCCAAAACCCGAGGGAATCTTggaattttttgaataaatgttTGGGAAGGAAAAAGGAGCAagccattaaattaaaaactgatTCAAATGGATTAATAGTGGATGATAAGCTGAAATGCAATATTTTTAACGAATATTTCCTAAATATTCcaaacattttaaaacaaaatatagttTATGATTATGATGACAACTTCAACAAATTCGGAACGCTCAAACAatgtttgtcaagattttcttttaATGATATAAGCAGCAATGATATAATggatttaattagaaatatgaaCTGCGCTAAAAGTCCAGGTCATGATGGAATATCGGGAAAGGTATTGAATGTGTCAAGGAGTTTTATTTGTGAGCATCTGTCATATATATTCAATAGAATGATAAATAAATCTACATATCCTGAAGTACTAAAGCTGGCTAAAATAgtaccaataccaaaatctgcCAATGCCGAAAAAGTTTCTGATTTCAGGCCAATAGCATTATTAccattatttgataaaatatatgaaaagttATTACATAAACAACTGTCAACTTATTTCGAACTGACTGGACAATTATATCCTAAACAATTTGGATTTAAGAAGGGCAGTGGTACACAAGAAGCTGTAGTTAATATTGTAAATACTATTTGTGATGGTTTCGATGTAAGCTTTGGTGGAGTTGGTGCAGTTTTTTATGACTTGTCAAAAGCATTTGACCTAGTTGATCATAATATACTGTTGTCGAAATTGCCATATTATGGAATTTGTGGAAGGGAACTGAAACTTTTAGAGAGTTATATTgtgaaaagaaaacaatatGTCGAAATTAATGGAACAAGAGGAGACACAGGAACTGTTGAACACGGGGTACCGCAGGGAAGTGTTTTGGGACCGCTGTTGTTTACAGTATACCTTAATGATATTTCTAATTTAAATCTCAATGGCCAATTAATTATGTATGCTGATGATATTGCTCTATTATACCCGTATAACCATGAGGCTATATTGAAAGGACAAATGGAACATGATGCCAAGATTATTTCGGAATTTTGCAGAATTAATAAACTTATAATTAACCCGAACAAGACAAAATTAATGCGTTTTCGACCTCGATGTCCGCCAGTTGAGGAAACATTTAATATAACGATTGGAGGTGTACGGATCTCTGAGTGTCAATCAATGAAATATCTTGGTATTCATTTACAAAACAACTTAGCGTGGAATATGCATATGGAAGAGttgaagaaaaaagtgtcaCCTGCTATTGGCATGCTGCATAAATTTCGtaatgtttttaatgtaaagacaaaactTTTACTATATAATTCTTTGATTCAAAGCCATTTAAATTACTTGGCAATAATATATGCTCACAAAAATAACTTTCATTTGAGAGCATTGCAAAGAACACAGAATAAGGcactcaaaattgttttcaatttacCGATATTATACCCTACTTCGGAGTTATACAGCAATATTGCTAAAACAATTTTACCAGTGTAtggcatatacaaatttcaattattgacATATATGTTCAAGGCTACTAATAATATCGGACTGGGATCAATACAATTTCTCATAAATCAAACTGCATTCAATACAAgaaataatacaaatttaaaagTAAAACGATGTCGTCTAGAAGTGGCTAAACAGGGAATCGAGCATAGTGGATGTGTAGCATTTAACCGAATTCCCGATAATTTGAAGAATATATCAAGAATTtctacatttaaaagagaaataaaatcatttttattaCGTGATATGGAAATGCTTCTGATGTAA